The sequence ACCAAGCAATCAATAAAGTGAGGAAAAATCCTTCAAACACAACACCGATAAAAGAGATGATCATCTGCATTTCTGTGCTAAAAACAACAGCCATAACTTCTTCTGCCGCAGTTATTTCTTCAGTCGTTGCGTTCATTTCCACCAATCGTTCTCTTTCAAACGCGATCCCTTCTTCAACCCATTCGGGATGAATAACACTGTTGTACAAACCCATAAACAATGAAATAATGAGCGCGCTAAGAAGAACCATCATCATGCCTGCTTTGACAAGTTGCCAATA is a genomic window of Candidatus Woesearchaeota archaeon containing:
- a CDS encoding DUF4199 domain-containing protein translates to MKLPTFIETMKPELRYGLIIGLGVSLWVLVEFLLGFHTTRKDIGEFTGYLSVIIPILGLYSGLFAKRMENLSITYWQLVKAGMMMVLLSALIISLFMGLYNSVIHPEWVEEGIAFERERLVEMNATTEEITAAEEVMAVVFSTEMQMIISFIGVVFEGFFLTLLIAWFVQKK